CCTGCTCAGAACTAAAAGGAAATGGTTTTACAAAGTTGTGGACAGATGCATAACTATTTCCCCCTCAGTCCTGGGATAGAAAGGGCAGCACAGCTGCATGGCTAGAACTTGActcttgaaaagcaaacaaaatccagGAAATGCGATGATTGTGTAGacaaaaatctgtttggaaagTCGTGCTATTGAAGACCTGAGCCAATGTTCTGTGCAGCGAAGTGATTAACAGTACAATCAACCGCCCCATGTGGGACAGACCATAAGATGACACTCTACAAAAATCCAGTTTAATTTCACATTTCCAAAATCTCTCCTTGCCCATTAGCAGTCTGCCACAGATTTTAAACTTGTAAAGCTCCTTCCCATTgagctagattttttttcccccctataaAGTGCAAATAAGACTCAGGTTTTTACCACTAGTTCAAATGATCATTATCTTGGTTACAAGAGTGATCAAAAGCCAGTTGGCTGAGCCACTACCACTAGGcttagtgattttattttttttttaaccctggtTACTTTTTCCAgcaaaaggcaaagagaaaacaaGTGTTCCTTCTGCCAGATGCAGGCATGACAGGAGGCTGCCTTAAGTACCATCGATATAAGATGCGCATGCTAGACACCACCAGTGCCTTCTTGTGCATAACAAGAATTTGCCCTTGTTCACTGGAAATGGAAGTCATCTTTGGGAATCTTATTTCCTCACAAAGAGTTCAGGAACAGTTGATTAGTCTTCATTAAGGGGTGTTTCTCTCTTCCTTGCGTCTAcattgaaaagataaaaaaggagaggtagttAAGCCAGAGGGTTCTGAGAGCATTCATCTGAAAACTCAGAAACATAATAAAGTTAGTTTGTTTTCAATAGACAGAACTTTCCATTTCAGAATTCACTACATGGACTGAAATGCTGTATGAATCCACAGCACGTTAATGAGATAGTCATACCAAAGTTTTGTACATTTGCCTGTTGAAACTGAAGACGACTCACACAGTATTTAAGTAGCCCAATAAACTTTCAGACTCCAGATCTGTGATGCTTTTCCCCCCACCCTTGGCCCTTTGTTCATGATCCCTTTAAAGGCTGAAGCCAGTATTTGCTTTGCATATCAGCTACAGAGATGACAACAGTCTGTTCTGAAAAACATTTGACTAATGACAACTTTGCTGGTCCCCAGCTGCATAGCACACATTTTAAGACAAGTGCTCTCCACACTGTATTTTGAGGGACTGCCTGAGGCAGCCCCTGAAGACCAGATCTTAAACTGCTCCAAACAGCAAACCTTTGAGCATGGCCCCAGGTAGACTGTTGGAGCACATCTGGACAACTCAGTGCATTACTCGTATGGCTGCTGTTAGGAAAGCTGGGGTCACCTCTTTCCGGGCTTCTACACAAATGTCTCTGTGAGACCCAGCTGAATACAGGTAGCTCTTGAAGTGCACCACAATCACAATTACTCTAGCAACTGCCTGCCAAAAGATGCACTTATCTAAACTTAGTTTCTTTCTAACTCAGTCTATAGATTCCAAGGTCATTATGAATATCTCCACtcagaaattatttgtaaattaaaGACAAAACCTTTTGCATTACTGCAGGCCCCAACTGCCCTTTGTTAATACGAATACAGACTATTCAGCCAGAACATTTAGAGAACATGAAACTGTAAGTCTCACAACTTTGTGGTAAACAGGTTTGGAGGAGACAAAATATACTTCCCAAATAACAAAAGAGCTTAGAGAGTCCCAGTGACTAGCCACCTAGAGTAGGGCAAAATCTCAGCAGCCATTCgggagagaaatcaggaaacCACCCCTCCCGTGTTCCCCATCATGCTCACCAGGGATACTGAGGCCAGGCCTGAATCTTCTGACACAACTTCTCCACTTCACATAAAATAACTGACTAGTGATTAGAGatgaaaaagctttctaaaaattAACGTCATACCCATCTAGCTACAGAGTTATTCGCAGTCTGTCTCTGACTTTAGAAATATCAAAATGCATTAAATTCTTTCTGGTGAACATTTATAAAAGAATCATACCAGTTAAGTTCCTGAACTTTTTTTTGGCTTCTGCTCTTTCTTCAGCATCAAAATACCAGACAGTCATGGCATAtctataaaagaaagaaatcttgtgTTTGTTTCAACTTTTGCTATTAAAATAGAATCCTGGAGTTTTACGCTTATGGAGAAAGCAAAAAGTAAAACTGGATTAGTAGATTAAAAATAAGATGCAAATAGCACATCTTTATAGACAGccttttaaatgtgtattttatcaAGTAAGATAGAAATGTAGGTGAGAATTTCTGCTTGGAGATATGAAAGGGTGCACAGCCCCTGGTAACGGAGGGCAAAAGTAGCTTACAGACCTTTGCATGTTTTTCTGTTCTAGGATGCCTGTAGGCAGCTTGGGGGTTGCCCTGCGTCACATCAGCTTTTCATAGGCTGTTGACAGATGGTAGACCCAAGAATCCCTATAGTGTTACAAGGGCAAAAGTATAACACAGCATCTCCTAGCTAAACAGCTATGCCTGGCTTGGAAGATTTCTCCTGTCAATGGTaaaagggtttggtttttttccatcacaCAAGGAATCTTATCATTCAAGTTTGTTCTTCCTCATTTGATGAGAGAATTCCCAGTGACTCAAAAACAGAAAATCCACTCAAAATCTAGCTATCTTTTATGCACATGTGTATTTAAACAAACACACAATGGCCATAATTTTAGATACAAGTATTGGTAGAAGagatgctttgttttttcctggccAAGTATCAATACCAAATATGCTGCTTACCTGGTTGCATAAGAAGGCTGGACTTCATGTGGGTTCCTTCgatctgaccaaaaaaaaagtaatcgGTCAAAAATCGGCTCAACATCTGCTACATAGGACTTTCCTTCTGGGAATATCCGAAGAATTCCACCATgcagctgaaagaaaaggaaaggttgCTTTTTACACATATAAACATCCACACATTCATGCAAACAATGACCTCTTTCTCCCTCCTCAGCACTCAAATGGGGAATAAACATCTAATGATAACCAAGATAGCTACATGACAACAATGGAAAACCATACACTGAATCTCCTGGCCACCTCCATTTTCCCAACCAGTTTGTAATGTTTCAGCATAAACATCTGACTAAAGTAAATGAACCATGATAAAGATAACACTAGCCCTGTAAGAAACACTGGGAAACTTCTGAGCCCCCAGTCACATCTCTAGAACCAGTGAATACCACAAGGCGGGTAAAGCTGCTCCACTGACCAGCCTGAGATCAGACTCTCCTCCCAGCAATTCCTAGATTCTGCTCATGGTATTTCAGAGCCCGCATCTGATCATATAGGAGTTAACCTTTACACCCTGGGAAGACTGAAATGTGTTCTATTGTTGGATTTGTAATAAGCTTCTCACAAATGCATTATATCTCCCAGCCAGCCTTTTCTTTACCTATGACATGGCCTGGTTTCGCTACCACATCATTTCTCTTTCCATGTGCCATGAATTTCAGGGGAAAAGTCCAGTGAGCTGCACACACTGTAGAAACTTCAAAAGATGCAGATGAACTCTGCCCTCTCCCTGGTGCTGGCAGGGGGTCTTTGCAGGCTTTGGAGGCTGCACCACAGAGTGCAGGGAAGATGGTATCACCCCAGCACTGAACTGACTTAGTACCTCCACATGGCACGCAAACCTCAGTAAGAAACTATTAGGTCAGGCTTAAAGCAACATGGTTGCTTTCAAAGGCCAGCATGGTTATATTGCACCTCCTCTGGCATACATTTGCCTAAAATTACCATCACACCCACATAATATTCTCCACCAGTGTCCTGGATTTCAGTTAGCTTAGTGCCCACTTGCTGTTTCCTCACTATTAGAATAAGAGTGCAGTGCGCAAAATAAATTAGATACTTGCATTTCCGCCCACATCTCCATTTTATTACATTGAGATGTTTCACTGTCATACCCTCCATAAAGGAATGTGTTTTTCTCCAACAGTGCATTTTTCAGTGGCATTGCCTCTAAATCTGAACTCACTTTTGGGGGTTCATAGCATTTACGTGTGCTTAAAAAGCATCCACCTAAAGTGGTGAAGACAGGTTAGACAGACAGGAAAAACATTGGGCAAATTTCAATAGATAATCCACGTGGTTTGTGCTGCATTATGACAACAGAAGTGTAAAGAGATATCCTGCAATTTTACAAacccttattttctttttaacttaaagGTATGGTAAATTCAAGGCTGACTTTATTGCCTTGTAGTAATACAGGCAGAGAAACAAGAGCACCATCCCGTCAAGAGACCCACTGGTCTCTTGACCAGTGGAGAGGTCAAACCAAGAGATGGAGAGGCCAAACCAAGACACACACTCATTCCTCTTACTAGGACCCATCAATTCATAAGTAAGAAAACTAAGGCAACTGCCTGAAGATCTTCTGTAGATTAGCCTGAGGGAACAGTATCAAGAATGCTGAAGTCCCAAATTTGGACTGTCATTTTATTCTGCTCCCAGAATCCACTTTAGTggattatgtttttctttctagtGCTATGTTGCTCTTTCCTCTAAACAAAGCTTAAGAGCCAGCAGCCCAGTGCTTAGAAGCTTTATTCTATAGCAACAAAACAGTATGTGTGTGGGATTGGAGAGAGAATGCTAAGGAAACAGTTCAGATTCTTACTTCCAAAGGGTTGCCATAAAcaccaagaaaataaatgtagagATGAAGAATGGACCAGCTGTTCAAAAGTTCACCAGAGTTCACAGAAGCAACTGACAGCTCCAAAGTTCTGCTTCTGAAGTAGTTTTTCCTTCATGTTCTGCCTCAGCCCTGTGGTATACTCACCTTGGAGTCCCAGTTCTTATTCAGGTAATAAATACAGGTGATGCAGCGCCCGTCACCATTTGGATTGTCCACATGACGAACATACCCAGTTCCATTTCCAGGATAGCAAGCAACCATAGCCTGAAAGACAAagattgtaaaaaaataaattctccaaCATGCCcaccttcagtttttctttgctaAGCATCCTTCCAGCTTGCTAAGCATCCTTCCTTCGGCTCAGTATTTTTCAGATGATCAATCCAAAACCTACAGCAGACATCACCAGAAGGTATCTTTGCACAAGCTACTTTCACTGGATGAGTCAGCCAGTGTGAAATTCCAGACTGGAAATAAATACCCTTCATATTTCACAAGATATACACtgaagtaggaggaaaaaaaagtgaattaaactAAAACACTGGTATGTATGGTACAAGTTTATTGTTCTCTACAAGCTACGTGACTTTGAGGCAGTTTCAGCTAAAGTTTGCTTGGGTTTCTAAAGATGAGCAGTCATTGCAAAACTGATTTGCCAGTCATAATTCGAGTACAAAGCCAGGGTGTCATGCCTTACTACCACCATCCTCATCTATTCATATCTTCCAGTTCCTGTCATATACAACCCTATGGTCCAACACAAAGTGAAGGTCCCCAGGAGGTGTGGGTAAAAGTCCATAGAGCAAAGTCTGCAAAAATCTGCAACTCCTTTGTGCTGTGTTTGCACAGGGCAGTGCATGTTTGCTTTCATGGACTGAGCCACAGAACTAACCAAACAGCCTTCAGAAGCTTACTCCTCTCTTTGATCATCTCCAGACTTGCTGATATAATCGCTTAATTCACGGTTTGTTTAAATTTCACCTTGAATGATGAGATAAGCCTAACATGAACTACTCCAATCCACATGACAGTCAACAGGTCTTAAAAGGGTTTTTACAGCAAAAACATATTAAACTTGTGTTGACACCATTAGCAGCTTAAGTAGGATGCAGGGAGAAGCAGGTGAGGCTGCTGGTGGGGAATCAGATCTTTGTCTCAGAGTGACTTCTTCACTATTGGGACTACTTGGTAGTGATACCAGTCACCTTCCATAGAGTTTACTCCAGTAATGCTGTGGCTATAGAAGTCTTGTTTCCACTCCTCTGACATCTCCTTTCATTGCTTGCCAGTATTAGCAGCAAAAGTGATGGGAGATGATGGGCTAAGTTTGCTTGGAAAACTGGACCCAGTATCCAGATGTGGTTTCCCTAGGACTGAGGAGAGGGTGATAATCACTCCACTCAATCTACATGCTGTGCTCCTGTGGTGCCCAGATGCTGTTGTACAGGGGCACACTGCAGGCTGATGTTCAGCTCACCCACCAAGACCACCAGAGTCCCCAGGCTCCcctgaggagcagagctgctccccagcctgtactgctgCAAGGGGCTCTTCCctcccaggggcaggactttgcatttgcccATGTTTACTTTTATAAAGTTCCTGTTGGCCtattcctccagcctgtctagcTCCCTTCCGGTGGCAGTGGCAGCTCTGCCCTCAAGTGCATCAATTGGTCCctctcagcttggtgtcatcacaCTTGATGAGAGTGCAGTCTGCCATCTACTTTGGGTTACTGATACAGGTCAGGTCCCATGAGAGATCCCTGCGGTGCTCCATTTGTTACCAGCCTCTAGGTATAATACAACTGATTACCCATCACCCTCCAAGCTCAACCATCCGATCAGATTTTTACCCATCTAGTTTTCCATCCTTTCAGACCACATCATCCTAACTCTGGATACAAGAGTATTGTACATGCTTGTCCCACAGAAGGAGGATGTGATTGTGCACCACTTGCATGACCTGCCCCCCGTAACCTGCCCAAGCACAGTTGATAGCACTGAAGATTGACATCATAGACTTTACTAAGAGCAATTGAAATTTTTATCTAGGAACCCCAGAGGTCGTACTTTCTGCTTCCAAGCACATACTAAAACCATGATGTTCTCATGGAACACATGACCAGCTACAGTATAGCACATGCTGCTTTAATCACAAAGGTAATTTTACTGTGTCAGCAAAGACCAGCACCAAAGTTACCACGCCCAGTGCCATGGATCCCTTGGACCCTCTGCTATCAAGAGCAAAATCTATTCACAGGAGTCAGCCAGTTAGGACAGGTGTACAAATACAGCTGCAAAAATACCACTCTGCATTTCAAGTCATGTATGaatttccttcctccccacaAGCACCAGTACCTGCAGGCACCAGTAAGTCACCAGAGCCTGCTCCTCACCCTGACACCTCAGGCCACAGCTGCTTGGGGGCTGGTGGCCTGCAGGGGCAGGAGATTATGCTGAGCAACAGTGAGTACCTTTAATTCCAAGTAATAAACCCTCTTCCATCTCACCTGGCAGCTGACTAGATGCTGTAGGTCCTGTCTGCTCTGTTGTCATTCTGCTGTTACACAAACAGCTCCACAGCTGAACTTACATTTCACTATCAGCCTGATAAAAGCGGTAAGGGCCAGCCTACAGCCTAGACCTGGAAACAAGTTTGTTAGGAGCATAAGCCTACCACAAGTCAGCTGCACCTTCAATGTACAAATGGTCTGAGGGAACTGTACCCTCACTGGCGAGGACACCCCACTTCGTGCATCCCCCATCCCAGCTGCTAGCGAAACAGCTCACATGAGTGCACCCTTCACCCATCCCATACACAGTGACCTGAATTAGGCCAAACAATTAAGATAGTAACCCTTTGCTAAACCTGATCCTCATACACTGGGGAAGGTGACCCTGGGAGCT
The sequence above is drawn from the Strix aluco isolate bStrAlu1 chromosome 4, bStrAlu1.hap1, whole genome shotgun sequence genome and encodes:
- the EGLN3 gene encoding prolyl hydroxylase EGLN3; this translates as MPLGHIMRLDLERIAQEYVVPCLHDIGFCYLDNFLGEVVGDCVLERVKRMHRDGELADGQLAGPSRGVAKRHLRGDQIKWIGGTEEGCEAINFLLTLIDRLVMHCGSRLGKYYVKERSKAMVACYPGNGTGYVRHVDNPNGDGRCITCIYYLNKNWDSKLHGGILRIFPEGKSYVADVEPIFDRLLFFWSDRRNPHEVQPSYATRYAMTVWYFDAEERAEAKKKFRNLTDARKRETPLNED